The following coding sequences are from one Xylanibacillus composti window:
- a CDS encoding OmpL47-type beta-barrel domain-containing protein, translating into MGELTRTGLPAPPQVTYASGQSNEISSGLEVLFVHPSGGSAAVSVTTAVYLVFNQNIQPGAAYENIELRSSSGVVDATNNIQENALILQPTSPLQYATSYSFFLPADAVSDLSGNVLDAPFSFDFTTEAGIGQNNSEETAYPIRAGNQYVSSIAAPWESDYYVFMAEASGDMTIRLKVPDNCNYDLTIRASDIDFRWTGNRGTGIEEVLTFRVIAGETYYVQVYDAFSFVYDSVTYTLDISGITPPVNDAYEFNDRLSEAYEVYEGTDYASAIGAVGDIDYYTFTAAADGAIRFDLVPASTGMYRMNLIDEQTGLFFKSATSYGQLSSLHFYAKAGQNYVIRIDGNNRYTSEYVLRVGAIDSSVVDTYEFNDETPYEVEAERSYSSYISVPGDVDKYLLIPEVSGNITIDLIVPTDKNYDLEMSSGAVSRRSTRERGMSERIELSVQAGTPYTIRVSGDTLSSGNYGEEPYILQLGEIEVVYADNYEPNNNPGQAFAIEADKEYEALIPLPLDHDYYSFIAEQDGIGRLILSVPDQVNYNVDILNSETNRIIAQGARGLGQDEELFFRITAGERYYVYIFGASGEDYSASPYRFRLELLPNYDIFENNDTMESAIPIQRGIAYASYIGIPGDQDYFMYEAEMSGVLTVSFAGPESKHYKMYIYDAAGNLQRDISGAIQTYPMRLPTEAGNVYYIKISGISLEEDYGDSPYTLHAGYTLTPPQNLRVIEHIGSSATLTWDSVDEAWGNVTYDVYRNDSYLLSTIETTVELTGLNSGTTAVFTVKARNGIDYDSPVSDGVSILENDADLTLPSKPVIHLTTTQWTNQSVEVTIYSGEDADSGVWKSQYKIGSHGEWIDYDYPLSIDNEGETVIYARTLDRAGNISEEELAVVKIDTIAPQSPAIYPSGATWLNEVATVTITPGEDSASGVLKTQYKLGGAGEWLDYTGPFAISEEGETPIRARTLDVAGNYSAESVALVRIDLTAPTSPTVALSTNDWTNNPVTVTITPGEDSGSGVLKTQYKLGGAGEWLDYTGPFAISEEGETPIYARTLDYAGHVSEEVTAIAKLDFGAPTSPTVALSTNDWTNNPVTVTITPGGDNGSGVLKTQYKLGGAGEWLDYTGPFAISEEGETAIYARTLDYAGHVSEEVTALIKIDRTPPSAPTDVTQVHISQDRLQLKWKRATDNIGLLGYKIYDGPVFLGLVEEAEVNLIGITPASSHQFSVRAVDIAGNESAPSNKIRFTTYRQPTYHYDPQGSGQLQRIEYEDGTIVRFEYDLNGNLIRTYYVD; encoded by the coding sequence ATGGGTGAACTGACGAGGACAGGCTTGCCTGCACCCCCGCAAGTAACTTATGCGTCCGGTCAATCAAATGAAATTTCCTCAGGCTTGGAGGTGCTTTTTGTACATCCGAGTGGCGGAAGTGCAGCTGTTTCTGTTACTACTGCCGTATATCTTGTCTTTAATCAGAACATACAGCCAGGTGCAGCCTATGAGAACATAGAGCTTCGTTCTAGCAGTGGGGTAGTGGATGCAACGAACAACATTCAAGAGAATGCGCTAATTCTCCAGCCGACTTCTCCATTGCAGTATGCAACTTCCTATTCATTCTTTCTTCCTGCGGATGCCGTGTCTGATTTGTCAGGAAATGTTCTGGATGCACCCTTTTCATTCGATTTCACTACGGAAGCGGGAATTGGTCAAAACAACAGTGAAGAAACGGCTTACCCCATTCGTGCAGGAAACCAGTATGTATCATCCATCGCCGCACCCTGGGAGTCGGACTACTACGTTTTTATGGCCGAGGCAAGCGGAGATATGACCATTCGGTTAAAGGTTCCTGACAATTGCAACTATGACTTGACTATCCGCGCATCGGACATAGATTTTCGATGGACAGGAAATCGAGGGACAGGAATAGAGGAAGTACTGACCTTTCGCGTAATTGCAGGGGAAACATATTACGTTCAAGTATACGATGCCTTCTCTTTTGTGTATGATTCGGTCACCTATACCCTAGATATAAGCGGGATCACGCCTCCCGTTAATGATGCGTATGAATTCAATGATCGACTTAGTGAAGCCTACGAGGTTTACGAAGGAACGGATTACGCATCTGCAATAGGCGCTGTTGGCGATATCGACTACTACACCTTCACCGCTGCGGCGGATGGTGCTATCCGGTTCGACCTCGTTCCCGCGTCAACGGGGATGTACAGGATGAATTTGATTGACGAGCAAACAGGCCTATTTTTCAAAAGTGCAACGTCATACGGTCAATTGAGTTCTCTTCATTTTTATGCCAAAGCAGGACAGAATTATGTGATTCGGATTGATGGCAACAACCGCTATACAAGCGAGTATGTGCTCCGGGTGGGGGCCATAGATTCGAGCGTAGTGGACACTTATGAATTTAACGACGAAACGCCGTATGAGGTAGAGGCGGAGCGTAGCTATTCTTCGTATATTTCCGTACCCGGGGATGTGGACAAGTACTTGTTGATTCCAGAAGTGAGCGGCAATATTACCATTGATCTGATTGTCCCGACGGATAAAAACTACGATCTGGAGATGTCGAGCGGCGCTGTGAGCAGAAGAAGCACAAGAGAACGAGGGATGTCTGAACGGATAGAGTTGTCTGTACAAGCGGGAACCCCCTATACGATTCGGGTGTCCGGCGATACTTTAAGCAGCGGAAACTACGGAGAAGAACCATATATATTGCAGTTAGGTGAAATTGAGGTTGTCTATGCAGACAATTATGAACCGAACAATAACCCTGGGCAGGCGTTCGCCATCGAAGCGGATAAAGAATACGAAGCCCTAATCCCCTTGCCTTTAGATCATGACTATTATTCCTTCATAGCGGAACAAGACGGGATAGGCCGCTTAATTTTATCGGTTCCTGACCAGGTAAATTACAATGTGGACATACTGAATAGTGAAACGAACAGAATAATCGCGCAAGGAGCTAGAGGGCTGGGACAAGACGAAGAACTATTTTTCAGGATTACCGCTGGGGAGCGATACTACGTCTATATTTTTGGGGCAAGCGGGGAAGATTATAGTGCCTCTCCTTATCGATTCCGGTTAGAGCTGCTGCCGAACTATGACATATTCGAGAACAACGATACGATGGAATCCGCAATTCCGATTCAGAGAGGGATTGCATATGCGTCTTATATTGGCATTCCCGGAGATCAGGATTACTTTATGTATGAAGCGGAAATGTCAGGAGTATTGACAGTAAGCTTTGCAGGACCGGAAAGCAAACATTACAAGATGTACATCTACGATGCAGCAGGAAACTTGCAGCGGGATATTTCCGGAGCGATTCAAACTTACCCTATGCGTTTACCTACTGAAGCGGGAAATGTTTATTACATCAAGATTAGTGGGATTAGCTTGGAAGAGGATTATGGGGATTCTCCATACACGCTGCACGCAGGTTATACCTTGACCCCTCCGCAAAATTTGAGGGTTATCGAACATATTGGTTCTTCTGCGACATTAACATGGGATTCAGTAGATGAAGCTTGGGGGAATGTAACTTATGACGTTTATCGCAATGATTCCTATTTGTTGTCAACTATTGAAACTACAGTAGAGTTAACCGGATTAAATAGTGGAACTACTGCAGTCTTTACAGTGAAAGCCAGGAACGGGATCGATTATGACTCCCCTGTAAGTGATGGTGTTTCTATATTGGAGAATGACGCTGATCTGACACTTCCATCCAAACCAGTTATCCATCTAACAACAACACAGTGGACGAATCAATCCGTTGAAGTGACGATTTACTCTGGTGAAGATGCAGACAGTGGTGTGTGGAAAAGCCAATATAAAATCGGCAGTCACGGCGAATGGATCGACTACGACTACCCTTTATCTATAGATAACGAAGGCGAAACTGTCATCTATGCCCGTACGCTTGATCGCGCAGGGAATATAAGTGAAGAAGAATTAGCGGTTGTTAAAATCGATACAATTGCTCCCCAATCACCGGCAATTTATCCAAGCGGCGCCACTTGGCTGAACGAAGTCGCGACGGTTACGATCACACCGGGCGAGGACAGCGCCAGCGGGGTGCTGAAGACGCAGTACAAGCTTGGTGGAGCAGGAGAATGGTTGGATTACACAGGTCCGTTCGCAATAAGCGAGGAAGGCGAGACACCGATTAGGGCCAGGACGCTTGACGTTGCTGGTAACTATAGCGCAGAATCCGTAGCTTTAGTCAGAATCGATCTCACTGCCCCAACATCGCCTACTGTTGCACTTAGCACGAACGACTGGACGAATAATCCTGTAACCGTAACGATCACACCGGGCGAGGATAGCGGCAGCGGGGTGCTGAAGACGCAGTACAAGCTTGGTGGAGCAGGAGAATGGTTGGATTACACAGGTCCGTTCGCAATAAGCGAGGAAGGCGAGACACCGATATACGCCCGCACGCTGGATTATGCCGGGCATGTCAGCGAAGAAGTGACGGCGATAGCCAAGCTGGACTTCGGAGCCCCAACATCGCCTACTGTTGCACTTAGCACGAACGACTGGACGAATAATCCTGTAACCGTAACGATCACACCGGGCGGGGACAACGGCAGCGGGGTGCTGAAGACGCAGTACAAGCTTGGTGGAGCAGGAGAATGGTTGGATTACACAGGTCCGTTCGCAATAAGCGAGGAAGGCGAGACAGCGATATACGCCCGCACGCTGGATTATGCCGGGCATGTCAGCGAAGAAGTGACGGCTCTAATCAAGATCGACCGCACACCTCCGTCTGCGCCGACGGATGTTACACAGGTTCATATTTCCCAAGACAGACTTCAGTTGAAGTGGAAGCGGGCAACGGATAACATAGGCCTGCTTGGATACAAAATTTATGACGGTCCTGTGTTCCTTGGTTTGGTAGAGGAGGCTGAAGTGAATTTAATAGGAATAACTCCGGCATCCTCTCATCAGTTCTCTGTCAGAGCTGTTGATATTGCGGGTAACGAGTCGGCTCCTAGTAACAAGATACGTTTTACTACTTATCGTCAACCGACTTATCATTATGATCCGCAAGGGTCGGGGCAGCTTCAGCGCATCGAATATGAAGATGGCACCATTGTGCGATTCGAATACGATCTTAACGGAAACCTGATAAGAACCTACTATGTGGATTAA
- a CDS encoding SPFH domain-containing protein encodes MAIIDVIKFDGIANRDWLVYRYPGDNFANGTQLIVGEGQVAIFVKGGQAVDYYTAGTYTLKTENVPFLRSLINLPFGGKTPFTAEVFFINKAAKLDLLWGTSDPVSLIDPKYGVRLRVRAFGQLGLRIEDFRVFLTELIGAVGQNRIVKYDTVIGYFRGEIVTTMKSVIADVIINKKISVLEIAPHLDELSDLSRDTLMEEFERFGVKIVNFHLKSINFPDEDFDMINKLLGEKAAFDIFGDQRYNVKRTFDVMETAAGNEGQGSLAAAGLGLGLGAGAGATISSRVHDAVNASASTSACTKCGQANPPGTRFCTNCGEKQETAQISCYSCNASIAEGVRFCPECGASMEEKRCPGCGGSHRPGTKFCPECGTRMEE; translated from the coding sequence TTGGCTATCATTGATGTTATCAAGTTCGACGGAATTGCGAACCGCGACTGGCTCGTGTATCGCTATCCCGGAGATAATTTCGCAAACGGCACCCAATTGATTGTCGGTGAAGGACAAGTCGCCATCTTCGTCAAGGGCGGACAGGCAGTCGATTATTATACAGCGGGCACGTATACGCTAAAAACAGAAAATGTTCCTTTCTTGCGGTCGCTCATTAATCTCCCGTTTGGAGGCAAAACTCCGTTCACTGCAGAGGTATTCTTCATTAATAAGGCGGCCAAGCTGGATCTGCTATGGGGAACTTCAGATCCTGTAAGCCTGATTGATCCCAAGTACGGGGTTCGCTTAAGAGTCCGGGCATTCGGACAGCTGGGCCTCAGAATTGAGGATTTCCGCGTATTCCTGACCGAATTGATCGGCGCAGTCGGGCAGAACCGCATTGTGAAATACGACACGGTCATCGGCTACTTCAGGGGCGAAATTGTGACTACTATGAAAAGTGTCATTGCCGATGTCATTATCAATAAGAAGATTTCCGTCTTGGAGATTGCGCCTCATCTGGATGAGCTGTCTGACTTGTCCAGAGATACCTTAATGGAAGAGTTCGAGCGGTTTGGCGTGAAAATTGTGAATTTCCACTTGAAATCTATTAATTTCCCTGACGAGGATTTTGACATGATCAACAAGCTGCTGGGGGAGAAGGCGGCGTTCGACATATTCGGAGATCAGCGGTACAACGTAAAGCGCACCTTCGATGTCATGGAGACAGCTGCGGGCAATGAGGGCCAAGGAAGCCTGGCTGCAGCGGGTCTTGGACTTGGACTTGGCGCTGGAGCCGGCGCTACCATCAGCAGCCGGGTGCACGATGCGGTGAACGCATCGGCTTCGACGAGTGCTTGCACGAAGTGCGGACAGGCCAATCCTCCGGGTACGAGGTTCTGCACCAACTGCGGGGAGAAGCAGGAAACCGCACAAATTTCTTGTTACTCCTGCAATGCCTCGATTGCAGAAGGTGTGAGATTTTGTCCGGAGTGCGGAGCATCCATGGAAGAAAAGCGCTGCCCGGGCTGCGGCGGCTCCCATCGGCCGGGTACGAAGTTCTGCCCGGAATGCGGTACGAGAATGGAGGAATAG
- a CDS encoding TM2 domain-containing protein — protein sequence MQFVVQAPAQPVYRSKKNKIVAGLLAIFLGVIGIHKFYLGRHGQGILYLIFCWTYIPAFIGFIEGIVYLCSDEERFHEKYSR from the coding sequence ATTCAATTTGTTGTACAGGCTCCCGCCCAACCGGTATACAGATCCAAGAAAAACAAAATCGTCGCCGGACTATTAGCCATTTTTCTAGGGGTAATAGGCATCCACAAGTTTTACTTGGGACGACATGGCCAAGGAATTCTGTATCTCATCTTCTGCTGGACGTACATTCCTGCATTCATCGGTTTCATCGAGGGCATTGTATACTTGTGTTCCGACGAAGAAAGATTCCATGAGAAATATTCGAGATAG
- a CDS encoding S-layer homology domain-containing protein codes for MKRQWMSRVSTALVACMLIALLAPAAALAAAVFTQVTYSSNGTVTGTVYYDNGETLDETVTINVYGWDGAKIGVVEATYDREADGVRYYNFAGIPGDLTDNRQPIKLTEAVTGVTESVYAQHYHIHGELFLNGASKAGTTLTISGNGYREVVPYGTVTNNVYGASSVTDSVYANRLLYQFAAPAGTYTITAENGRYTASQTVAASQEGRDIGKVGNEYYWLVPAGNMTMQQPRGGGGPVGGGGGGGGISDSVSGGTITVYGDTVSANSLKQAFEGRDTVTILIPGDLLKLPAETLHEIWENNPRATIIIVSDIASYSLPLGVLKLKDQADALGTSLSSLTLEVSMKAVSSSTADAVAAAANKVGAELIGTPVEFGLRVVTSSGQSRDIRNFGNTYVERSLFLDEAVSANRSTGVVYHPATESVLFVPSVFETADGKSTAVLKRNTNSIYAVVTSDKQFNDVPDNHYAKDDITKLANKLVVFGTSDTAFETNRNVTRAEFAALLVRSLAIEPQSGRTSFSDVVAGSWYEPEVKAATEAGLIYGYPDGTFRPNAVISRQELAAMVVRAMAYAGKGVELTDAQVRAQLAGFTDANQVGGWAVEEMAVAIQSRIVYGMNATTLAPHDNATRAQAAAMISRYLGSIGFID; via the coding sequence ATGAAACGACAATGGATGAGCCGAGTCTCCACAGCGCTAGTGGCATGCATGCTGATTGCCCTGCTTGCGCCGGCGGCCGCACTTGCGGCAGCCGTGTTTACGCAAGTCACTTACTCGTCAAACGGTACGGTGACCGGCACCGTCTACTATGACAATGGGGAGACGCTGGATGAGACGGTCACGATCAATGTCTATGGATGGGATGGCGCCAAGATCGGCGTGGTCGAAGCCACGTATGATCGGGAGGCAGACGGGGTTCGCTACTACAACTTCGCAGGAATTCCCGGCGACCTGACGGACAACCGGCAGCCGATCAAGCTGACTGAGGCGGTCACTGGCGTCACGGAATCCGTATATGCCCAGCATTATCACATTCACGGCGAGCTGTTCCTGAACGGCGCAAGCAAAGCCGGTACGACGCTGACGATCAGCGGCAACGGTTACCGGGAAGTGGTGCCATATGGAACCGTAACAAATAACGTGTACGGCGCAAGCTCGGTAACAGACAGCGTTTACGCGAACCGACTGCTTTATCAGTTCGCCGCGCCAGCTGGCACATACACGATTACCGCCGAGAATGGACGTTATACGGCTAGCCAGACGGTTGCAGCCTCGCAGGAAGGCCGAGATATCGGCAAGGTCGGCAACGAGTATTACTGGCTTGTACCGGCTGGCAACATGACGATGCAGCAGCCAAGAGGCGGCGGCGGTCCCGTTGGCGGCGGCGGTGGCGGTGGCGGCATCAGCGACAGTGTATCCGGAGGCACGATCACGGTCTACGGAGATACTGTATCCGCCAACTCCTTGAAGCAAGCGTTCGAAGGTCGGGATACAGTCACGATTCTTATTCCTGGCGATCTCCTGAAGCTGCCTGCCGAAACCTTGCATGAGATTTGGGAGAACAACCCAAGAGCCACGATCATCATTGTATCCGACATCGCTTCTTATTCCCTGCCGCTTGGCGTGCTGAAGCTGAAAGATCAAGCGGATGCTCTGGGCACTTCCTTGTCCAGCTTGACGCTTGAGGTGTCCATGAAAGCAGTGTCCAGCTCAACAGCAGATGCGGTTGCAGCTGCTGCGAACAAAGTTGGCGCCGAGCTGATCGGCACACCGGTCGAGTTCGGTCTGCGTGTTGTGACAAGCAGCGGACAGAGCAGAGACATTAGAAACTTCGGCAATACTTACGTGGAGAGAAGCCTGTTCCTGGATGAAGCGGTGAGCGCCAACCGGTCGACTGGCGTCGTCTACCATCCGGCAACGGAAAGCGTGCTGTTCGTACCATCGGTATTCGAGACAGCCGACGGCAAGTCAACAGCGGTGCTGAAGCGCAATACGAACAGCATCTATGCAGTCGTCACCAGCGACAAGCAGTTCAACGATGTGCCTGACAATCATTATGCGAAGGATGACATCACGAAGCTTGCCAACAAGCTGGTAGTCTTCGGAACTTCGGATACGGCATTCGAGACGAACCGGAATGTGACGCGCGCGGAATTCGCCGCTCTGCTTGTGCGCTCGCTTGCCATTGAGCCCCAGTCCGGACGGACTTCCTTCAGCGATGTCGTAGCAGGTTCCTGGTACGAACCCGAAGTGAAGGCGGCTACGGAAGCCGGATTGATCTACGGCTATCCGGACGGCACATTCCGCCCGAATGCGGTGATCTCCAGGCAAGAGCTTGCGGCCATGGTCGTACGCGCGATGGCTTATGCGGGCAAGGGCGTCGAATTGACGGATGCGCAAGTGCGCGCGCAGCTTGCCGGCTTCACAGATGCCAATCAAGTAGGCGGTTGGGCGGTTGAAGAAATGGCCGTAGCGATTCAATCCCGCATCGTGTACGGCATGAACGCCACAACGCTGGCGCCGCACGACAATGCAACCCGTGCGCAAGCAGCAGCCATGATCAGCCGTTATCTGGGCAGCATTGGCTTTATTGATTAA
- a CDS encoding manganese-dependent inorganic pyrophosphatase encodes MAKTLIFGHKNPDTDTICSAIAYADLKKQLGEDVEAVRLGAVNEETQYALNHFQVDAPRLVETVAGEVKQVILVDHNERQQSANDIDQVEVVEVIDHHRIANFETSNPLYYRAEPVGCTATILNKLYKEKGKQIPKPIAGLMLSAIISDSLLFKSPTCTEEDVAAAKELAGIAGVDTEAYGLEMLKAGADLSKKTIDELLTLDAKEFQMGSSKVEIAQVNAVDVNDILSQQAELEAAMQAKIADKGLDLFVFAVTDILNNDSVAVALGSKADAVEKAYNVKLENNKALLKGVVSRKKQIVPVLTDALN; translated from the coding sequence ATGGCGAAAACATTGATTTTTGGGCACAAAAATCCGGATACGGATACGATCTGCTCTGCGATTGCTTATGCGGATCTTAAGAAGCAGCTTGGCGAGGATGTCGAGGCTGTGCGATTGGGCGCTGTGAATGAAGAGACCCAATATGCGCTGAATCATTTTCAAGTAGATGCGCCGCGCTTGGTAGAGACAGTTGCCGGCGAAGTGAAGCAAGTCATCCTTGTGGACCACAACGAGCGCCAGCAGAGCGCCAACGATATTGATCAGGTTGAGGTGGTGGAGGTTATTGATCACCATCGCATTGCCAACTTTGAAACAAGCAATCCGCTCTATTATCGAGCCGAGCCGGTGGGCTGCACGGCGACGATTTTGAACAAGCTGTACAAGGAAAAGGGCAAGCAGATCCCCAAGCCGATTGCGGGATTGATGCTGTCCGCGATTATTTCCGATTCCCTGCTGTTCAAATCGCCAACCTGCACGGAGGAAGATGTGGCTGCAGCCAAGGAATTGGCCGGTATCGCGGGCGTTGACACAGAAGCGTACGGACTGGAAATGCTGAAGGCCGGTGCGGATCTGAGCAAGAAGACCATTGACGAGCTGCTTACACTGGACGCGAAGGAATTCCAGATGGGCAGCAGCAAGGTCGAGATTGCTCAGGTGAACGCAGTGGACGTGAACGACATTTTGTCCCAACAGGCTGAGCTGGAAGCTGCTATGCAAGCGAAGATTGCGGACAAGGGACTTGACCTGTTCGTCTTCGCGGTTACAGACATCCTGAACAACGATTCTGTAGCTGTAGCCCTCGGCAGCAAGGCAGACGCTGTCGAGAAAGCCTACAACGTGAAGCTGGAGAACAACAAGGCGCTGCTGAAAGGCGTCGTATCCCGCAAGAAGCAAATCGTTCCTGTTCTGACAGACGCTCTGAATTAA
- a CDS encoding TlpA family protein disulfide reductase, whose translation MSLPDFRKLLNRDGKLTREPVSLQEGDTFPPVADPAVAYAEFRESGTTLFVFISMTCAACMALLPVLKDWAGRGKGSAVLMMNGYPEEREEIVKHFAFPFPVMLVEEQEMRDKYRIPFTPYAYQVEASGLIVKHGEVKLFLAGGQG comes from the coding sequence GTGTCTTTGCCTGATTTCAGGAAGTTATTGAACCGGGACGGCAAGCTGACCCGAGAGCCGGTTTCGCTGCAGGAGGGCGATACGTTCCCGCCTGTGGCCGATCCCGCTGTTGCCTATGCCGAATTCCGGGAATCCGGGACCACCTTATTTGTTTTTATCTCGATGACATGCGCAGCCTGTATGGCGCTGCTGCCGGTACTGAAGGACTGGGCCGGACGCGGCAAAGGATCTGCTGTGCTTATGATGAACGGCTACCCCGAGGAAAGGGAGGAGATCGTGAAGCATTTCGCCTTTCCCTTCCCGGTCATGCTGGTAGAGGAGCAGGAAATGAGGGACAAGTACCGCATTCCCTTTACCCCTTACGCCTATCAGGTGGAGGCGAGCGGCCTGATTGTGAAGCATGGCGAGGTGAAACTATTCCTCGCGGGAGGGCAGGGATAG
- a CDS encoding ABC transporter ATP-binding protein yields MRQRSRQMRQAFGLLVWLSRQTKPAILGMVLLLLVSPILNWATVMLTKHFIDSLSGEELRTMLQLAAAMGAIAMAIAIVGRLQGFLGDRLSLDMAYRMEQFLLEMIKPEHVTLLETPQFQQDLNILKNSLFKINSFIQAGLSFLHQIILIVIYTWMLLPYSVLAAALVLACSLTVLAQVWKQTSRQEKLFQSISQTEMEARHLGDLVLQPAAQKEMLVFAAKTFLMEKWRRAAHSVTRVRKQFLRKDLSWELLVEIVQPLGFFGIQLILLPKVARGQMSVGDYVAMSAAAGYLAASWKTFFHSLAPFKGVQLFVQRFFRFQDTYFPQAPQRGKRLGKLRRLELNEMSFTYPARNEPVLRDIHLALTRGEMIALVGENGSGKSTLAKVIAGLHHVDRGRMFVNGTDLCDVERTSYYARVSIVNQDYMRYPFSVYENIALASPTAEVKERADGFLQDFPELVPAQLLGQLDTVIGHQYLNARQLSGGQWQRVAIARALYKEADLLVLDEATAELDPGLELPLIERLRSLRRGKMTVLVTHSMHVARRADCIYVLHNGTIVESGSHERLIAADGLYSRMWERQNEAGKKGDVQSVFA; encoded by the coding sequence ATGAGGCAGCGGAGCAGGCAGATGCGGCAGGCGTTTGGCCTGTTGGTATGGCTGTCGCGGCAGACTAAGCCCGCCATTCTTGGCATGGTCTTGCTGCTGCTGGTCAGCCCGATTCTGAACTGGGCAACGGTGATGCTGACGAAGCACTTCATCGATTCGCTTTCTGGAGAAGAACTCCGCACGATGCTGCAGCTGGCGGCCGCGATGGGAGCAATCGCGATGGCGATCGCGATAGTAGGCCGACTGCAAGGCTTCTTGGGCGACCGGCTGTCCCTCGATATGGCCTATCGGATGGAACAGTTCTTGCTCGAGATGATAAAGCCGGAGCATGTTACACTGCTGGAAACGCCGCAATTTCAGCAGGATCTCAACATCCTGAAGAACAGCTTGTTCAAGATCAACTCCTTCATTCAAGCGGGACTGAGCTTCCTGCACCAAATCATCCTGATCGTCATCTATACGTGGATGCTGCTGCCGTACAGTGTGCTCGCTGCAGCACTGGTGCTTGCCTGTTCGCTAACGGTGCTGGCGCAGGTGTGGAAGCAGACGTCGCGGCAGGAGAAGCTGTTTCAGTCGATATCTCAGACCGAGATGGAGGCGCGCCATCTAGGCGACCTTGTCCTGCAGCCTGCTGCCCAGAAGGAAATGCTCGTGTTCGCTGCCAAGACGTTCTTGATGGAGAAATGGCGCCGTGCGGCGCACAGCGTTACAAGGGTGCGGAAGCAATTTCTGAGGAAGGATCTGTCGTGGGAGCTGCTTGTCGAAATCGTGCAGCCGCTCGGCTTCTTCGGGATTCAGCTTATCCTGCTGCCCAAGGTCGCAAGGGGGCAAATGTCTGTCGGCGATTATGTCGCGATGAGTGCGGCTGCAGGCTATCTCGCTGCCAGCTGGAAAACCTTCTTCCATTCGCTTGCGCCGTTTAAGGGGGTGCAGCTGTTTGTTCAGCGTTTCTTCCGGTTTCAGGACACGTACTTTCCTCAGGCGCCACAGCGAGGCAAGCGGCTCGGAAAGCTGCGCAGGCTAGAGTTGAATGAGATGAGCTTCACCTATCCGGCCAGGAATGAGCCAGTATTGCGCGATATTCATCTTGCGTTGACAAGGGGGGAAATGATAGCGCTGGTTGGCGAGAATGGATCGGGCAAATCCACGCTTGCCAAAGTGATTGCCGGTCTGCATCATGTAGACCGGGGACGAATGTTCGTCAACGGGACCGATCTGTGCGATGTCGAACGCACCAGCTACTATGCCCGTGTATCGATTGTCAATCAGGATTACATGCGTTACCCGTTCAGTGTGTACGAGAATATTGCGCTTGCATCGCCGACTGCAGAAGTGAAAGAGAGGGCGGACGGCTTCCTCCAAGACTTTCCCGAGCTTGTTCCCGCGCAGCTGCTAGGTCAATTGGACACGGTAATCGGCCACCAATATTTGAATGCCAGGCAGCTGTCCGGCGGACAATGGCAACGGGTGGCTATTGCCCGCGCGCTGTACAAGGAGGCCGATCTCCTAGTCTTGGATGAAGCTACGGCGGAGTTGGACCCGGGACTGGAGCTGCCGCTGATCGAACGGCTGCGCAGCTTGCGCCGGGGGAAGATGACTGTGCTGGTTACGCACAGCATGCATGTAGCGAGAAGAGCAGATTGTATTTATGTGCTACACAACGGCACGATAGTCGAATCCGGAAGCCATGAACGGTTGATCGCGGCTGACGGCCTGTACAGCAGGATGTGGGAGCGGCAAAATGAAGCTGGGAAGAAAGGAGACGTTCAAAGTGTCTTTGCCTGA
- a CDS encoding response regulator transcription factor, protein MRFDAVFFEERLKKHRLTARELEVTVYWIMDYSCKEIADQLIISHYTVRSYIRSINRKIGVKSKASLILHLLNDEPAPTSGD, encoded by the coding sequence ATGAGGTTTGATGCTGTCTTTTTCGAAGAAAGGTTAAAGAAGCATAGGCTGACAGCCAGAGAGTTGGAAGTGACCGTCTATTGGATTATGGACTATTCTTGCAAGGAAATTGCCGATCAGCTCATCATCAGCCACTACACCGTACGGAGCTATATTCGCAGCATCAATCGAAAGATTGGGGTGAAGTCGAAAGCATCCCTTATCCTGCATCTGCTCAACGATGAGCCGGCCCCGACGAGCGGGGACTAA